One Thermococcus eurythermalis DNA segment encodes these proteins:
- a CDS encoding glycosyltransferase: MVLHNDNISAISGGNVVNSYLADIIFGSTLASRYNWKVYIGADPLSVIIGIVLKILQKRDKSVVVFYSLDYSPRRFKNLLLNGIYKLIDKIAVKFSDYIWCVSHEMIRGRILEGAPPEKVIYVPNGIWDIPKGIRKNISKGIFPLVFVGTVGNQFDLQEVIELANHYKVQLYIIGDGPQLTHLKDISESCTTKFLGKLEHDKVLKILLSQEWIGIAPYNTKVSHVKYGFPLKVIEYLSCGLPVIISRAVPFYKEILFYKCGVVYSNRQELENIIRSLSKGRLSKKEYRKLSIRCRQLSKKFYWVAIYERAFSKLLNET; encoded by the coding sequence ATGGTATTACATAATGACAATATCTCTGCAATATCCGGTGGTAATGTTGTAAATAGCTATTTGGCCGATATTATATTTGGGAGTACACTTGCATCCAGATATAACTGGAAAGTATATATTGGTGCAGATCCATTGAGTGTCATAATTGGGATAGTGTTGAAAATACTTCAGAAGCGGGATAAGTCCGTTGTAGTGTTTTATTCTTTAGATTATAGTCCGAGACGGTTCAAAAACTTATTGCTAAATGGGATCTACAAGCTTATTGATAAAATAGCAGTAAAGTTTTCGGATTATATATGGTGTGTCTCGCATGAAATGATTAGAGGTAGGATACTTGAGGGGGCACCTCCAGAAAAGGTTATATACGTTCCCAATGGGATTTGGGATATTCCAAAAGGAATCCGAAAAAATATATCAAAAGGGATATTTCCTCTTGTTTTTGTAGGAACAGTTGGAAATCAATTTGATCTACAAGAGGTAATAGAACTTGCTAACCATTATAAGGTTCAACTATATATCATAGGAGACGGACCACAACTAACACATCTCAAGGACATTTCAGAAAGTTGCACGACGAAGTTTCTCGGAAAACTTGAGCATGACAAAGTTTTGAAAATACTGCTTTCACAAGAATGGATAGGAATCGCTCCCTATAACACAAAAGTGAGTCATGTTAAGTATGGTTTTCCATTAAAAGTTATTGAGTATTTATCCTGTGGGCTTCCAGTAATAATATCGAGGGCAGTTCCATTCTACAAGGAAATTTTATTTTATAAATGTGGAGTTGTATACTCCAATAGACAGGAACTTGAGAATATCATTAGGAGCCTATCAAAGGGGAGACTTAGTAAAAAAGAATATCGCAAGCTCAGTATAAGATGTCGTCAGCTCTCAAAAAAGTTTTATTGGGTGGCAATATATGAAAGAGCATTTAGTAAATTACTTAATGAAACATAA
- a CDS encoding oligosaccharide flippase family protein yields the protein MNLTTKLSALRYGFYRDAFIMMVAMTLSNFFNYLYQLLMGRLLTPQEYGELFSLLSLFYIFSVLSNTVNASMTKFTAVYKVNNEYGKIKALLIKATKSLSLLGIGVYVVLILLSPFISSFLHIENRVYVIALFASIPFGLVLPAHQGILRGLQRFVALGVSVSSWALFKLIFGVLLVLLGYGVLGGVLGVFLAHVGAFLITLLFLRDLFGYRDGDNHKVELTDIIKYSVPAFLAIFAYTTMWNIDVILVKHYLSPTEAGNYSAISVLGKIALFAPGAVSMVVFPKAAENHERGEGHFHILLRGLALVSLISGGIVLAYALFPEFIITFIYGEKYLSVAPYLWRYGLAMMFFAMASVTINYMLSINKTKVAWYVLGMLIVEIGVLSITRDILTIINTLIAIGLITVSTLLVSAWRQV from the coding sequence ATGAACCTGACAACAAAGCTCAGTGCCCTTAGATATGGATTTTACAGGGACGCTTTCATCATGATGGTGGCCATGACACTGTCCAACTTCTTCAACTACCTGTATCAGCTCTTGATGGGTCGTCTATTAACTCCGCAGGAATACGGCGAGCTTTTCAGCCTTCTATCGCTGTTCTACATATTCTCGGTGCTTTCCAATACTGTAAACGCATCCATGACCAAATTCACCGCAGTGTATAAGGTGAACAACGAATATGGGAAAATCAAGGCCCTTTTAATCAAGGCCACCAAAAGCCTTTCACTTTTAGGCATTGGAGTGTATGTTGTACTGATTCTGCTATCGCCCTTTATATCCAGCTTTTTACACATTGAAAACAGGGTTTATGTGATAGCCCTTTTCGCCTCGATACCCTTTGGACTAGTGCTCCCCGCCCACCAGGGAATCCTCAGAGGACTCCAGAGGTTTGTCGCTCTGGGGGTGAGCGTTTCATCATGGGCGCTCTTCAAGCTCATCTTCGGTGTTCTCCTTGTGTTGCTCGGCTATGGTGTTCTGGGCGGTGTGCTGGGAGTTTTCTTGGCACACGTTGGGGCATTTCTGATAACGCTGCTCTTTCTGAGAGACTTGTTTGGCTATAGAGACGGCGATAATCATAAGGTGGAGCTCACGGACATCATAAAGTACAGTGTGCCAGCTTTTTTGGCAATATTTGCCTACACAACTATGTGGAACATTGACGTTATTCTCGTGAAGCACTACTTATCTCCTACAGAGGCAGGAAACTACTCTGCAATCTCTGTTCTAGGTAAGATAGCCCTCTTTGCTCCCGGAGCTGTGAGCATGGTGGTATTTCCCAAAGCGGCAGAGAACCATGAGAGAGGAGAAGGACACTTTCATATTCTACTCAGGGGACTGGCCCTAGTATCTTTAATCTCAGGGGGCATCGTTTTGGCCTATGCACTCTTCCCAGAATTCATAATCACCTTCATCTACGGCGAAAAATACCTCAGCGTTGCCCCTTATCTCTGGAGGTATGGGCTGGCGATGATGTTCTTTGCAATGGCGAGTGTAACTATTAACTACATGCTGTCCATAAACAAGACAAAGGTAGCTTGGTATGTGTTGGGTATGCTAATAGTGGAGATAGGAGTGCTCTCCATAACCAGAGATATTCTCACAATAATAAACACACTAATTGCCATTGGTTTGATCACAGTTAGTACGTTGCTCGTATCTGCATGGAGGCAGGTTTAA
- a CDS encoding glycosyltransferase, with protein MPAYNEGKGLENAVKTTMKELKGLDYEIIMINDGSNDDTEEVAKMLCDSYKEVKLVSYPQNKGKGYALKKGFEKSRGDIIVFFDSDLDIPPSQIRRFLRALDNGYDVVIGSKYLPGARVKYSEKRRLFSILYRTLVKVLLNLDVTDTQVGLKVFKREVLEKAFSKVLVKKYAFDVELLTVINMYGYRIHEIPIKIEHNTFNSSINYREIARMFVDTMAVFYRKNILHYYNGDRE; from the coding sequence ATGCCCGCATACAACGAGGGAAAAGGACTGGAAAATGCAGTAAAAACCACAATGAAGGAGCTGAAGGGGTTAGACTACGAAATTATCATGATCAACGATGGTTCAAATGACGATACCGAAGAAGTCGCTAAAATGCTGTGTGATAGTTATAAAGAGGTTAAGCTAGTAAGCTACCCCCAGAATAAGGGGAAGGGATACGCTCTCAAAAAAGGTTTTGAAAAAAGTCGTGGGGATATAATCGTGTTCTTTGATTCTGACCTCGATATACCCCCATCCCAAATACGGAGATTTTTAAGAGCTCTAGATAATGGATACGATGTTGTCATTGGCTCTAAATATTTGCCAGGAGCTAGAGTAAAGTATTCTGAAAAACGCAGACTCTTCAGCATTCTCTACAGAACTTTGGTAAAAGTTCTGCTAAATTTGGACGTCACAGATACCCAAGTTGGATTGAAAGTGTTCAAAAGGGAAGTTTTAGAGAAAGCCTTCTCAAAAGTTCTGGTCAAAAAATATGCTTTCGATGTGGAGCTTTTAACTGTAATAAATATGTACGGCTACAGAATTCACGAGATACCCATTAAAATCGAACACAATACTTTTAACTCCTCCATAAACTACAGAGAGATAGCACGGATGTTTGTCGACACGATGGCAGTATTTTACAGGAAAAACATATTACATTACTACAACGGTGATAGGGAATGA
- a CDS encoding glycosyltransferase family 4 protein, with product MKILWLNWKDIQHPEAGGAEVYTHEIAKRLVKKGYEVTLFTSHFKGAERRDEIDGIEIVREGKIVGLFDTVYSHAKRFYRENKDEFDLVIDEINTRPFLTPKYVDKPIIALIHQLAVEFWDYKTPFPINLIGKHFLEPYWLRHYVNIKTITVSESTKADLERLGFKDVEIVYNGLDGNILEEVPEKEEEFTAIFVGRLTPTKKPEDAIKAFKMFDKGKLWVVGRGELMEKLKKRYGQDNIDFKGFVPENEKIELMKRAHVLLVPGIREGWGRVVIEANALGTPVVGYNVPGLRDSIKHGYNGLLCEPNPKAMSEALEELYEDEALRKRLSENALEWAKRFDWDESAERFEEILKSTVGE from the coding sequence ATGAAGATCCTCTGGCTCAACTGGAAGGATATACAACATCCAGAAGCGGGAGGAGCAGAGGTATATACTCATGAAATAGCAAAAAGGCTTGTCAAGAAAGGCTATGAAGTCACTCTCTTTACCTCACACTTTAAAGGGGCAGAAAGAAGGGACGAGATTGATGGGATTGAAATAGTCAGGGAAGGAAAAATAGTTGGGCTTTTTGACACTGTTTACTCGCATGCAAAGAGATTTTACAGGGAGAATAAAGATGAGTTTGATTTGGTTATTGATGAAATAAACACGCGACCGTTCTTAACCCCTAAATACGTTGACAAGCCGATCATAGCGCTGATACACCAACTGGCAGTTGAGTTTTGGGATTATAAAACCCCTTTTCCGATTAATCTTATTGGAAAGCACTTTTTGGAGCCATACTGGCTGAGGCATTACGTTAATATAAAAACTATAACCGTTTCTGAATCCACGAAGGCAGATTTAGAGAGATTAGGGTTTAAAGATGTCGAGATAGTTTACAATGGATTGGATGGGAACATCTTAGAAGAAGTTCCTGAAAAGGAAGAAGAATTCACAGCTATATTTGTTGGCAGACTAACTCCAACCAAAAAGCCTGAAGACGCTATAAAAGCGTTCAAAATGTTCGATAAAGGCAAGCTCTGGGTCGTTGGCAGGGGAGAGCTCATGGAAAAGCTTAAAAAACGGTATGGTCAGGATAATATTGATTTTAAAGGCTTCGTCCCGGAGAACGAGAAAATTGAGCTCATGAAAAGAGCCCATGTGCTGTTGGTTCCAGGGATAAGAGAAGGGTGGGGACGGGTGGTAATTGAGGCAAATGCCCTAGGAACACCAGTTGTTGGATACAACGTTCCGGGGCTTAGAGACTCAATAAAGCACGGCTACAACGGTTTGCTGTGTGAACCAAATCCCAAGGCTATGAGCGAAGCACTTGAAGAATTGTATGAAGATGAAGCCCTTAGGAAAAGATTAAGTGAAAATGCTTTGGAATGGGCAAAAAGGTTTGATTGGGACGAGAGTGCAGAGAGGTTTGAAGAGATTTTAAAATCCACAGTTGGTGAGTGA
- a CDS encoding glycosyltransferase family 2 protein, with protein MGKEEMPLVSVIIPTYNSEKTIGRCLESIKNQTYKNVEIIVVDNFSRDRTVEICKKYNAKVIQIKSERTKAKNVGLKNANGKYVLFIDSDMELTPKVIEEGVILIESDPKIGGIIIPERSVGNSYWVKVRDFERSFYAGTEIESARFFRKDLALQVGGFDEDVVFFEESTLPQKIEKLGYNVKARISSYILHHEENFSLLKWLKKKYYYGKTAKMYKAKYREYGSKQISLFYRFGLFFKRKRFWSKPHLAFGVIVLKGLEYLAGGMGYIFSK; from the coding sequence ATGGGGAAAGAAGAGATGCCGTTGGTTTCAGTTATTATTCCAACGTATAATTCGGAAAAAACGATTGGAAGGTGTTTGGAATCTATTAAAAACCAGACTTACAAAAATGTAGAGATTATTGTTGTTGATAATTTTTCTCGAGATAGAACAGTTGAGATATGCAAAAAATACAATGCAAAGGTCATCCAAATCAAGAGCGAGAGAACAAAAGCGAAGAATGTTGGACTAAAGAATGCAAACGGAAAGTATGTTCTATTTATTGATTCCGACATGGAATTAACTCCAAAGGTTATAGAGGAGGGTGTCATACTGATTGAATCAGATCCTAAAATTGGTGGCATAATAATCCCCGAACGCTCTGTTGGTAATAGTTATTGGGTCAAGGTTAGAGATTTTGAAAGAAGTTTTTATGCCGGAACAGAGATAGAGTCCGCGCGCTTTTTTAGAAAAGACCTAGCTTTACAAGTTGGTGGTTTCGATGAAGACGTTGTGTTCTTTGAGGAGTCTACACTTCCTCAGAAGATTGAGAAACTTGGATATAATGTAAAGGCGAGAATCTCATCGTATATTCTCCACCACGAGGAAAACTTCTCATTATTAAAATGGCTTAAAAAGAAATATTATTATGGAAAGACAGCTAAAATGTACAAAGCAAAATATAGAGAGTATGGAAGCAAACAGATAAGTTTGTTTTACAGATTCGGATTGTTTTTTAAGAGAAAGAGATTTTGGAGTAAACCACATTTGGCTTTTGGCGTAATTGTTTTAAAAGGATTGGAATATTTAGCTGGGGGGATGGGGTATATATTCTCAAAATAA